In Blastopirellula sediminis, the following proteins share a genomic window:
- a CDS encoding type II toxin-antitoxin system RelE/ParE family toxin, whose protein sequence is MAKVRFTPLAYRDLEEIVAWYESKRLGVGYQFELAIGQVIQRIEQYPLSCELVLNEIRQALVRRFPYAIYYQLRDENQIAVVLAILHTSRDIPPEEIVARQ, encoded by the coding sequence ATGGCTAAGGTGCGGTTCACGCCGCTCGCCTATCGTGACCTGGAGGAGATCGTCGCTTGGTACGAAAGTAAACGACTTGGCGTCGGATACCAATTCGAATTGGCGATTGGTCAGGTCATCCAACGAATTGAGCAATATCCGCTTTCGTGCGAACTCGTTCTGAATGAGATTCGCCAAGCGCTTGTGAGACGATTTCCGTACGCGATCTACTATCAACTACGAGACGAGAACCAAATTGCCGTCGTCCTGGCGATTCTCCACACGTCGCGCGATATTCCCCCCGAGGAAATCGTCGCCCGACAATAA
- a CDS encoding addiction module protein, whose protein sequence is MADIDLTNLSAIPVDERIRMAQAIWDSIPSQHATVPLSTAQKEELRRRQDAYLADPENTLSWQEVQQALEARRNG, encoded by the coding sequence ATGGCCGACATTGACCTAACCAATCTCTCCGCGATCCCCGTCGATGAGCGTATTCGGATGGCGCAGGCTATCTGGGATTCGATCCCCAGTCAGCACGCCACCGTTCCACTTTCGACGGCTCAAAAAGAAGAATTGCGACGCCGCCAGGATGCGTATCTCGCCGATCCGGAGAACACGCTGAGCTGGCAGGAAGTCCAACAGGCGTTAGAAGCTCGTCGCAATGGCTAA
- a CDS encoding SUKH-4 family immunity protein, protein MAEIDLSSISALPVEERIKLAQAIWNTIPEPAAERTAARSWNAGEIDAASWAAFFGKEALLYLHHVDDQLPYEAHRFLQTCGLPKSMLFEGNHEQSISFAPLADPIVGYNSLIGWGIFFDSELDARMSQQLVIGHVNSEAGVASFCVEKTTGAVNLVNIAAIPPQTLANSSILQFAQSLQTAVEWSRQREEYRTIPADFIAQLEDRLRSIDRNAFASADNYWPSVIRTIDHRQGMWRVLGGGE, encoded by the coding sequence ATGGCGGAAATCGATCTCTCGAGCATTTCAGCTCTCCCCGTAGAAGAACGAATCAAGTTGGCCCAAGCGATCTGGAATACCATTCCTGAACCTGCGGCGGAGCGGACTGCTGCGCGGTCGTGGAACGCGGGGGAAATCGACGCTGCAAGCTGGGCCGCCTTCTTTGGCAAAGAGGCGCTCCTCTATCTGCATCACGTCGACGATCAACTGCCGTACGAAGCGCATCGCTTCCTGCAAACGTGCGGGCTCCCCAAATCAATGCTGTTTGAAGGGAACCACGAGCAGTCGATTTCGTTCGCGCCGCTGGCCGATCCGATCGTCGGCTACAACTCGCTGATCGGCTGGGGGATCTTCTTCGATTCCGAGCTCGACGCGCGGATGAGTCAGCAGTTGGTGATCGGCCATGTCAATTCGGAGGCCGGCGTCGCGTCGTTCTGCGTCGAAAAGACCACCGGCGCCGTCAACCTGGTCAACATCGCCGCGATTCCGCCGCAAACGCTGGCCAACTCCAGCATCCTCCAATTCGCGCAATCGCTGCAAACCGCGGTCGAGTGGTCACGGCAGCGGGAAGAATACCGCACGATCCCGGCCGACTTCATCGCACAGTTGGAAGACCGCCTGCGATCGATCGACCGCAACGCATTCGCCAGCGCCGACAACTACTGGCCGAGCGTGATCCGGACGATCGATCACCGCCAAGGGATGTGGCGCGTGTTGGGGGGCGGAGAGTAG